In Flavobacterium sp. GSB-24, the genomic window AAAAAAGTTTCGTTTACGGGATAAAATTCTAAGCTTTTAAAAGTTTTTAAATCTTTAGTCATTAACGGACTAGTCTTAGGATCAGCAAATTCTGAATTCAATTTCTTCTGAAATTTTTCTACTTCACTTTTACTAAATTTTTTTTGGCCATAGCCAAAAGTAAAAACCAACAATAAAACTAGGGCGTTTAATGTTTTCATCTTAGAAATTTTCTGCAAAAATAGTTCAAAAGTAACAAAACAACAACCACTTAACGCGACAAAGTTTCCTAACTTTGTGACGATAATCTATCAAACAAAATGCTTAAAACCGCTTTTACCCATTACATCAACAATTTTAGAGGATTTACAAGAGAAATTTGGATTCTTGCCATCATCACTTTTATCAATCGTGCTGGAACAATGGTACTTCCTTTTTTATCCAAATATTTAAAAGAAGATCTTCATTTCAGTTATAATCAAGTCGGATGGATTATGGTTGCGTTTGGCTTTGGTTCTATGCTGGGTTCATGGCTTGGAGGTAAACTTTCAGATAAAATAGGCTTCTATAAAATCATGATATTCAGTTTGTTTACAAGCGGTGTTTCTTTATTCTTTGTTCAATATATCACTACTTTTTGGGCTCTTTGCGTTGCCATGTTTTTATTAATGACAATTGCTGACATGTTCAGGCCGGCGATGTTTGTTTCTTTGGGAGCTTATGCCAAACCAGAAAATAGAACACGTGCCCTAACGCTTGTGCGTCTTGCTGTAAATTTAGGTTTTGCTGCAGGACCTGCACTTGGAGGTCTAATTATTATGGGAATGGGCTATTCTGGTCTTTTCTGGGTTGACGGGGCTTCTTGTATTATTTCGATTTCAATTTTTGCTTTATTAGTAAAAGAAAAGAAAAAAGTAGTTCACGATGATAAGACCGAAAGCGCTGTTGAAACTAAATCTGTTTTTCATGATAAAATTTTCTGGGTTTTCTTATTTGTGAGTTTTATCACTGCAATGATATTCTTTCAGCTTTTTACTACTTTACCTTTATATCATAATGAAAAATTTGGCTTAAGCGAATTTCAAACTGGATTATTAATGACACTCAACGGACTTTTGATT contains:
- a CDS encoding MFS transporter: MLKTAFTHYINNFRGFTREIWILAIITFINRAGTMVLPFLSKYLKEDLHFSYNQVGWIMVAFGFGSMLGSWLGGKLSDKIGFYKIMIFSLFTSGVSLFFVQYITTFWALCVAMFLLMTIADMFRPAMFVSLGAYAKPENRTRALTLVRLAVNLGFAAGPALGGLIIMGMGYSGLFWVDGASCIISISIFALLVKEKKKVVHDDKTESAVETKSVFHDKIFWVFLFVSFITAMIFFQLFTTLPLYHNEKFGLSEFQTGLLMTLNGLLIFSLEMPTVGFLERKAFPKIRIIIVGSFIMALSFFILLINFWAGILVVSMVCISIGEVLTFPFSNAFALSRAPRGQEGRYMALYTMSFSLAHIISSKVGFEIITRLGYQINWLFMACIGVIGTGCCIWIKNALVTEKVTQ